Proteins encoded within one genomic window of Acinetobacter sp. YWS30-1:
- a CDS encoding DUF4126 domain-containing protein, whose product METILGLCIGIGLSAASGFRVFVPLLIMSIAALMGWFEPMTGFEWLAMPAVCLALAIATLCEIAAYYIPWVDNAIDTIATPAAILAGTLTTMAASSGEMSQFAAWAAAIIVGGGTAGAVQLSSVAARGLSTATTGGVANPVLSTGEWIGAILLSILSLLLPVLAALLVVMLAIMAIRWIRLKKKNKLENSAL is encoded by the coding sequence ATGGAAACAATCCTCGGTTTATGTATCGGTATCGGCTTGAGTGCAGCCTCTGGTTTCCGTGTTTTTGTGCCTTTGCTGATAATGAGTATTGCCGCATTGATGGGCTGGTTTGAACCGATGACCGGTTTTGAATGGCTGGCCATGCCGGCAGTCTGCCTGGCTTTAGCCATCGCGACCCTCTGTGAAATCGCTGCGTATTATATTCCCTGGGTGGACAATGCCATCGATACAATTGCAACGCCTGCTGCCATACTGGCCGGAACTCTGACCACGATGGCTGCCAGCAGTGGAGAAATGTCCCAGTTTGCAGCTTGGGCCGCAGCGATTATTGTCGGTGGCGGAACAGCAGGGGCCGTGCAACTGAGCAGTGTTGCAGCACGTGGACTATCAACTGCCACTACAGGCGGTGTTGCGAATCCCGTACTCTCAACCGGAGAGTGGATCGGGGCTATTCTGTTATCCATTCTGTCATTGCTTTTGCCAGTGCTAGCTGCCTTGCTGGTTGTAATGCTAGCCATCATGGCAATTCGCTGGATACGTCTAAAAAAGAAAAACAAGCTAGAAAATTCCGCCTTATAA
- a CDS encoding SIMPL domain-containing protein: MNQFKPALILGALIGLGMIIAGFILGNSAVKIKQYERIVSVKGLSEREVKADVAVWPIRFSGGSQDLTELYDTMELQTQQIQAFLKGEGFKAEEITTGSPVTTDKYAQQYGGDANVALRYTAHQTITVYTHNIDAVRAAQTRLVALGKKGIAFGGDDSGQRTEYIFTKLNDIKPAMIEEATQNARSVAEKFAADSQSRLGKIKTANQGLFSIEDRDSNTPYLKKVRVVSTVDYYLAD, translated from the coding sequence ATGAATCAGTTTAAACCTGCCTTGATTTTAGGGGCTTTGATCGGCTTGGGAATGATTATCGCCGGATTCATTTTGGGCAATAGTGCGGTCAAGATTAAACAGTATGAGCGGATTGTTTCCGTAAAAGGTTTATCGGAACGTGAGGTTAAAGCCGATGTTGCAGTCTGGCCCATCCGTTTTAGTGGCGGTAGTCAGGATCTGACAGAACTGTATGACACTATGGAGCTGCAAACCCAGCAAATTCAGGCTTTCTTAAAAGGTGAAGGTTTTAAGGCAGAAGAAATTACCACCGGTTCTCCAGTCACTACAGATAAATATGCCCAGCAATACGGCGGTGATGCCAATGTTGCCTTACGTTATACCGCGCATCAGACCATTACGGTTTATACCCACAATATTGATGCAGTCCGTGCAGCGCAAACCCGTCTGGTCGCTCTGGGTAAAAAGGGCATTGCTTTTGGTGGTGATGATTCCGGGCAAAGAACGGAATATATCTTTACCAAATTGAATGACATCAAACCAGCCATGATTGAAGAAGCCACGCAAAATGCCCGCAGTGTGGCAGAAAAGTTTGCCGCGGATTCTCAAAGCCGTCTCGGGAAAATCAAGACTGCCAATCAAGGTCTGTTTAGCATTGAGGACCGTGACAGCAATACGCCTTATCTAAAGAAAGTTCGTGTGGTTTCTACAGTGGATTATTATCTGGCTGATTAA
- a CDS encoding multicopper oxidase family protein, producing MIQLAILGIVAAVIAVLAASWNGGKNPSNPKPPTSHNPNPPTTPNNPNNPQPSPTAPDTLISNPPLLQKNSKGTHELIVAYKTGKIYNPRNSTWDQLFVRGYLTNASLFNKKKAGESVEDLLIGPQIRVKQGETLKINLNNQLPPEQKATCPDRVDNVNDPHCFNTTNLHTHGFWVSPQGNSDNVFLKFKPQEKFDYQYKMEPNHPAGTYWYHAHLHGSTAIQVSSGMAGPLIVEGSRTPKVKNGKVTETGDMDILWKEKNSYPNENILLFQQIQYRCSNPDPDVKFDIPNNCEGKGLGLLEDYTDIANPGSWAGQNFYTSINGKVLGEIKVKQNAFNRWRMIHGGVRDTIGLIIKELPNSSKFSAADTLKACLAYQEADPKEFNESLKSLPVYTIAQDGLTMTQVQRRTLSVFQPGYRHDAMVTFPTTNKYCIYDSKLNIEDEVNAPIPTGQITPQLAPNHPFNAQLLGWVNVQASKTKAQTPAQFLQERAKKIGLSKEIQTQLSKLDLTAFTDHPSLMTPAIDKLVASRPKQYSKFELAFANGLKFGFRHKENGDLLSFGDAFDGEGSVGRTHAKDPDREYVRQLQIGQTDEWELTTEAFGGHPFHIHVNPFQIVKILKTVTGPNGESKEVDVSELAPDDNDTDDVQYRGMKGQFKDTLFIKANYKFILRSHYKKFEGDFVQHCHILDHEDQGMMETVRVCGGKFPCDSPLPTSSHHH from the coding sequence ATGATACAACTCGCCATTCTTGGTATCGTTGCTGCAGTGATCGCTGTACTGGCAGCAAGCTGGAATGGAGGTAAAAATCCCTCCAATCCTAAACCGCCAACTTCCCACAACCCTAACCCACCTACCACTCCCAATAATCCCAACAATCCACAACCTTCTCCAACAGCACCCGATACTTTGATTAGCAATCCGCCCCTATTGCAAAAAAATTCCAAGGGCACCCATGAACTGATCGTCGCTTATAAAACCGGCAAGATTTACAATCCGAGAAATAGTACGTGGGATCAACTGTTCGTCAGAGGTTATCTCACTAATGCCAGCTTGTTTAACAAGAAAAAAGCTGGAGAGTCTGTTGAAGACCTTTTAATTGGTCCGCAGATCCGGGTCAAACAAGGTGAAACCCTGAAAATTAACCTCAATAACCAGCTTCCACCTGAACAGAAAGCCACCTGCCCAGACAGAGTGGATAATGTAAACGATCCACATTGTTTTAATACCACCAACCTGCATACTCATGGCTTCTGGGTAAGCCCTCAAGGCAATAGTGATAATGTTTTCCTGAAATTTAAACCTCAGGAAAAATTTGACTATCAGTACAAAATGGAGCCGAATCATCCGGCAGGAACCTACTGGTATCATGCCCATCTGCATGGCTCAACAGCTATTCAGGTATCGAGCGGTATGGCAGGCCCATTAATTGTAGAAGGCTCAAGAACACCAAAAGTAAAAAATGGCAAAGTCACTGAAACAGGCGATATGGACATTTTATGGAAAGAAAAAAATAGCTATCCAAATGAAAACATCCTGCTATTCCAGCAAATTCAATATCGATGCTCTAACCCTGACCCGGATGTAAAATTCGATATTCCCAACAATTGCGAAGGTAAAGGCTTAGGATTACTTGAAGATTATACAGATATCGCTAATCCTGGCTCTTGGGCCGGCCAGAACTTTTATACGTCTATCAATGGTAAAGTTTTAGGGGAGATCAAAGTTAAACAGAATGCTTTTAATCGCTGGCGCATGATTCATGGGGGGGTACGCGACACCATTGGTTTGATTATTAAAGAACTGCCAAACTCCAGTAAATTTAGCGCCGCAGACACCCTTAAAGCCTGTCTGGCATATCAGGAAGCAGATCCAAAAGAGTTTAATGAGAGTTTAAAAAGCTTACCTGTTTATACGATTGCTCAAGATGGTTTGACCATGACTCAGGTACAGCGCAGAACACTGTCTGTGTTCCAGCCTGGTTATCGTCATGATGCAATGGTTACCTTCCCAACCACCAATAAATACTGTATTTATGACTCCAAATTAAATATTGAGGATGAAGTGAATGCACCGATCCCAACGGGTCAAATTACTCCTCAACTAGCTCCAAACCACCCTTTCAATGCCCAACTACTGGGATGGGTCAATGTACAGGCAAGCAAAACAAAAGCGCAGACTCCTGCCCAGTTCCTGCAAGAGCGCGCGAAAAAAATTGGTTTAAGCAAAGAGATTCAGACTCAGTTATCCAAACTTGATCTTACTGCCTTTACCGATCATCCATCCCTAATGACTCCTGCAATTGACAAGCTGGTCGCTTCCAGACCAAAACAGTACAGTAAATTTGAACTGGCTTTCGCAAATGGTCTTAAATTTGGCTTCCGCCATAAAGAAAATGGTGACTTACTCAGTTTTGGAGATGCATTTGATGGCGAAGGATCAGTCGGTCGGACACATGCCAAAGATCCGGATCGTGAATATGTACGTCAGTTACAAATTGGACAAACGGATGAATGGGAACTGACAACCGAAGCTTTTGGTGGCCACCCTTTCCATATTCATGTTAATCCATTCCAGATTGTTAAAATCTTAAAAACTGTCACTGGTCCTAATGGCGAATCTAAAGAAGTTGATGTGAGTGAATTAGCGCCTGATGATAATGATACAGATGATGTGCAATATCGTGGTATGAAAGGACAATTCAAGGATACCCTGTTTATCAAGGCGAACTATAAATTTATTCTTCGAAGTCATTACAAGAAATTTGAAGGTGATTTTGTACAGCACTGTCATATCCTCGATCATGAAGATCAGGGCATGATGGAAACGGTACGGGTCTGTGGAGGCAAATTCCCTTGTGATTCACCTTTGCCAACCTCGTCTCATCATCACTAA
- a CDS encoding 5-carboxymethyl-2-hydroxymuconate Delta-isomerase, translating to MPHLHLEYSDNIQQLETRPLMLAIHQALFNAGYINDPNDLKSRAIVQQDFVIGLEQETDQAYVHAKVSLLTGRSLDIRQAISKLVLQVMQQHIVSQPGLKIQLCVEILEMDKETYTKAII from the coding sequence ATGCCTCATCTTCATCTTGAATATTCAGATAATATTCAGCAGCTTGAAACCCGACCTTTAATGTTGGCAATTCACCAGGCCTTATTTAACGCCGGTTATATTAATGACCCGAATGATTTAAAAAGTAGGGCGATTGTACAGCAGGATTTTGTGATTGGACTAGAGCAGGAGACAGATCAGGCTTATGTACATGCTAAAGTTTCTCTCCTGACTGGTCGTAGTCTGGACATCCGCCAGGCAATTTCCAAGCTGGTACTTCAGGTCATGCAGCAGCACATTGTCTCGCAGCCGGGGTTAAAGATTCAGCTCTGTGTTGAAATTCTGGAAATGGACAAAGAGACTTATACTAAAGCTATTATTTGA
- a CDS encoding zinc ribbon-containing protein, with protein sequence MVTAGSKPGTGFYFCVQCGHRVFLEIGTDRLPPCTKCLGTQYNDKVA encoded by the coding sequence ATGGTTACAGCTGGCTCAAAACCGGGAACGGGTTTCTATTTTTGTGTTCAATGCGGACATCGCGTCTTCTTAGAAATTGGTACAGACCGACTACCACCGTGTACCAAATGCCTCGGCACCCAATATAACGATAAGGTTGCCTAA
- a CDS encoding ribonuclease E inhibitor RraB, which translates to MARDYDKFPDDENGHVLWQMYQDGDDLQDDHEIEFSIAFNSEEQADRCALHLLKEEQKISLYQDEESDTLEWTITIHVYMQPTYENIVDLEQWFTRIAAEFQGEYDGWGCMAYVYDDEGDPEEGESKLRSS; encoded by the coding sequence ATGGCACGCGATTATGACAAATTCCCTGACGATGAAAATGGTCATGTACTGTGGCAAATGTATCAGGATGGTGATGATCTGCAGGACGACCATGAAATTGAATTCTCGATAGCCTTTAATAGTGAAGAACAGGCTGACCGCTGTGCATTGCATCTGCTTAAAGAAGAACAAAAGATAAGCCTATATCAGGATGAGGAGAGCGATACGCTGGAGTGGACAATTACCATTCATGTCTATATGCAACCTACCTATGAAAATATTGTCGACTTAGAACAATGGTTTACCAGAATTGCCGCTGAATTTCAGGGTGAATATGACGGCTGGGGCTGTATGGCCTATGTCTATGATGATGAGGGCGACCCAGAAGAGGGCGAAAGCAAACTTCGTAGCAGCTAA
- a CDS encoding zinc ribbon domain-containing protein YjdM, whose amino-acid sequence MALPQCPKCQSEYTYEDGDLLICPECGYEWKEGEATEETVVIKDAHGNLLADGDTVTVIKDLKIKGSSSVVKVGTKVKNIRLLPDTTDGHDIDCKIDGIGAMKLKSEYVKKA is encoded by the coding sequence ATGGCTCTACCACAATGCCCAAAATGCCAGTCTGAATATACTTATGAAGATGGTGACTTGTTAATCTGCCCAGAATGTGGATATGAGTGGAAAGAAGGGGAAGCAACTGAGGAAACCGTGGTCATCAAGGATGCGCATGGCAATCTGCTGGCTGATGGTGATACAGTTACAGTGATTAAGGATCTTAAAATTAAAGGATCTTCTTCAGTGGTTAAAGTCGGGACTAAGGTCAAAAATATTCGTCTATTACCCGATACAACTGATGGACATGATATTGACTGTAAAATTGATGGCATTGGCGCCATGAAGCTCAAATCTGAATATGTGAAAAAAGCCTGA
- a CDS encoding SRPBCC domain-containing protein: protein MSYTLKMHRVFSAPPERVYRAFIHPDAIAKWLAPHGFTARVEHAEVKPGGSYKITLTNFATGTQHHLHGTYHEVIPNQLLRYTDCFSTPEVKGEIEVTLIFEKVSVGTSLHIIQVGYPDLVPPSACHLSWQESLQLLSWLVNPHILDG from the coding sequence ATGAGTTATACCCTAAAAATGCATCGCGTATTCAGTGCGCCACCGGAACGGGTGTACCGGGCCTTTATTCATCCAGATGCCATCGCAAAATGGCTGGCACCGCATGGCTTTACTGCCAGAGTTGAGCATGCCGAAGTCAAACCGGGAGGCAGCTATAAAATCACCTTGACCAATTTTGCCACTGGTACCCAGCATCATTTACATGGCACCTATCATGAAGTTATTCCTAACCAGTTACTGCGCTATACCGATTGCTTTTCTACACCTGAGGTCAAAGGTGAAATTGAAGTCACGCTCATCTTTGAAAAAGTGTCTGTAGGCACCAGCCTGCATATTATTCAGGTGGGTTATCCGGATCTGGTACCACCATCTGCATGTCACTTAAGCTGGCAGGAGTCATTGCAGCTTTTGTCCTGGCTGGTCAATCCACATATTTTAGATGGTTAA
- a CDS encoding pseudouridine synthase has translation MPINDNFVYAPPQDPLHILYEDDDLVVIEKPAGLLSVPGRLPEHHDSAYLRVLERYPNAKITHRLDMATSGILMFAKHRDAEVAVSKMFQARTVSKHYIALVQGEIQAEGSVDVPLITDWENRPRQMVHFELGKAAKTLYQRLGYLPEQDISRVLLTPITGRSHQLRVHMLHIGHPITGDKIYHPEPTRSPLNRMALHASELTFTQPLSGHKVEILAPAPF, from the coding sequence ATGCCTATTAACGACAACTTTGTCTACGCGCCGCCTCAAGACCCATTGCATATTCTGTATGAAGATGATGATCTGGTTGTCATTGAGAAGCCGGCCGGTTTGTTGTCTGTTCCGGGACGTTTGCCTGAGCATCATGACAGTGCTTATCTACGGGTACTAGAGCGTTATCCGAATGCCAAAATTACCCATCGTCTGGATATGGCCACGTCTGGTATCCTGATGTTTGCCAAACATCGCGATGCTGAAGTGGCGGTCAGCAAAATGTTTCAGGCACGTACAGTCAGCAAACACTATATTGCGCTGGTACAGGGAGAAATTCAGGCCGAGGGCAGTGTCGATGTACCTTTGATTACTGACTGGGAAAATCGCCCTCGGCAAATGGTGCATTTTGAACTGGGTAAAGCTGCCAAAACACTGTATCAACGGCTGGGATATCTGCCTGAGCAAGACATCAGCCGGGTATTACTAACGCCAATTACCGGGCGTTCACATCAGCTCAGAGTCCACATGCTGCATATCGGTCATCCGATTACGGGCGATAAAATCTATCATCCGGAACCAACGCGTAGCCCTCTTAATCGCATGGCCTTGCATGCCAGTGAACTGACTTTTACTCAACCCTTGAGTGGTCATAAAGTTGAAATTCTTGCACCTGCACCATTTTAG
- a CDS encoding YgfZ/GcvT domain-containing protein yields MATSPAFTLFTLNGVDAQKFLQGQVTLNVETLAENLTRYTAICSLKGRIQFGIWLKKINPESFEIVSPEDQAAELASHIKKFGAFSKMKLEQVGPVYPVINDIQTDFVETETDITLWQQQAIASGQAWIQATTATLFQPQELRLHQREGIHYDKGCYLGQEVIARLWFKAKPKHWLHLIQGTGEAPAVATKLHNDVEVVNSIGTDEGYQALVVAKPEALAELDVQVLELPEALSGDVARPQ; encoded by the coding sequence ATGGCAACATCTCCTGCTTTTACCTTATTTACGCTGAATGGAGTAGATGCGCAAAAATTCCTTCAGGGTCAAGTCACTTTAAATGTCGAAACTCTGGCTGAAAACCTGACTCGCTATACAGCGATCTGCAGCTTGAAAGGACGTATCCAGTTCGGTATCTGGTTGAAAAAAATTAATCCGGAAAGCTTTGAAATTGTCAGCCCTGAAGATCAGGCAGCAGAACTGGCCAGCCATATTAAAAAGTTTGGTGCATTTTCAAAAATGAAACTGGAACAGGTTGGCCCGGTTTATCCAGTTATTAATGATATCCAGACTGATTTTGTTGAAACTGAAACGGATATTACCCTTTGGCAACAGCAAGCTATTGCTTCAGGTCAGGCTTGGATTCAAGCAACTACTGCGACCCTGTTCCAGCCACAGGAATTGCGTCTTCATCAACGTGAAGGCATTCACTATGACAAAGGCTGTTATCTGGGTCAGGAAGTGATTGCTCGCTTATGGTTCAAAGCCAAGCCAAAACACTGGTTGCATTTGATTCAAGGTACAGGTGAAGCACCTGCTGTTGCGACCAAGCTGCACAATGACGTCGAAGTGGTCAATAGCATTGGTACAGATGAGGGTTATCAGGCTTTGGTAGTTGCCAAACCTGAAGCATTGGCTGAGCTGGATGTACAAGTTCTGG
- the acnD gene encoding Fe/S-dependent 2-methylisocitrate dehydratase AcnD, giving the protein MNNNYRKPLQGTQLEYYDVRQAVEDIQPGAYAKLPYTSKVLAEQLVRRCDPAILEQSLRQLIERKQEHDFPWYPARVVCHDILGQTALVDLAGLRDAIADQGGDPSKVNPVVPTQLIVDHSLAVEYGGFDPDAFEKNRAVEDRRNEDRFHFIEWTKTAFENVDVIPAGNGIMHQINLEKMSPVIQNRDGVAFPDTCVGTDSHTPHTDALGVISVGVGGLEAENVMLGRASWMRLPDIIGVELVGQRQPGITATDIVLALTEFLRKERVVGAYLEFFGEGADSMSVGDRATISNMTPEYGATAAMFYIDQNTIDYLTLTGRESEQVKLVETYAKEIGLWSSEMTQAEYPRVLRFDLSTVTRNIAGPSNPHARVSTSDLKEKGIAGVVENRTDGLMPDGAIIIAAITSCTNTSNPRNTVAAGLLARKANELGLVRKPWVKSSFAPGSKAAALYLEEAGVLKDLEKLGFGIVAYACTTCNGMSGALDPKIQQEIIDRDLYATAVLSGNRNFDGRIHPYAKQAFLASPPLVVAYAIAGTIRFDIEKDALGTDKDGNPIYLKDIWPSDEEIDALVKESVKPEQFKKVYIPMFDLGEREQAASPLYDWRPQSTYIRRPPYWEGALAAPRTLANMRPLAILGDNITTDHLSPSNAIVLDSAAGQYLAKMGLPEEDFNSYATHRGDHLTAQRATLANPKLYNEMVVRSDGTIKQGSKARVEPEGEVMRMWEAIETYMNRKQPLIIVAGKDYGQGSSRDWAAKGVRLAGVEAIVAEGFERIHRTNLVGMGVLPLEFKPGTDRKTLKLDGTELYSVIGNIAPRSTLTLVIERATEEGKKQTIEVPVTCRLDTEEEVSVYEAGGVLQRFAQDFLEGNVA; this is encoded by the coding sequence ATGAACAATAACTACCGGAAACCGTTGCAAGGTACCCAGCTGGAATATTATGACGTGCGTCAAGCCGTAGAAGATATTCAGCCAGGCGCATATGCCAAACTTCCTTATACATCTAAAGTGCTGGCCGAGCAGCTGGTACGCCGTTGCGACCCTGCGATTTTAGAACAGTCTTTACGCCAGTTGATTGAGCGTAAACAGGAACATGATTTTCCTTGGTATCCGGCGCGTGTAGTGTGTCATGACATCTTAGGGCAAACAGCACTGGTCGATCTTGCCGGTCTGCGTGATGCGATTGCCGATCAAGGCGGTGATCCGTCTAAAGTCAATCCTGTGGTGCCGACCCAGCTGATCGTCGATCACTCGCTGGCAGTCGAATATGGCGGCTTCGATCCGGATGCATTTGAGAAAAACCGCGCGGTAGAAGATCGCCGTAACGAAGATCGTTTCCATTTTATTGAATGGACCAAAACCGCTTTCGAAAATGTCGATGTAATTCCTGCGGGTAACGGCATCATGCACCAGATCAATCTGGAAAAAATGTCACCAGTCATTCAGAACCGTGATGGCGTGGCATTCCCGGATACCTGTGTGGGGACTGACTCGCATACTCCACATACGGATGCGCTAGGCGTGATTTCAGTCGGTGTTGGTGGATTAGAAGCTGAGAACGTGATGCTGGGCCGTGCATCATGGATGCGTTTGCCAGACATTATCGGTGTCGAACTGGTAGGACAGCGTCAGCCGGGCATTACCGCAACGGATATTGTTTTAGCTCTAACCGAATTCCTGCGTAAAGAACGTGTGGTTGGTGCTTATCTGGAATTCTTCGGTGAAGGCGCAGACAGCATGTCAGTCGGTGATCGTGCCACGATTTCCAATATGACCCCGGAATATGGTGCAACTGCAGCCATGTTCTATATTGATCAGAACACCATTGATTATCTGACGCTGACTGGTCGTGAATCTGAACAGGTCAAACTGGTTGAAACCTATGCGAAAGAGATTGGTCTGTGGTCATCAGAAATGACTCAGGCAGAATATCCACGTGTATTGCGTTTTGACCTATCGACTGTCACCCGTAACATCGCTGGTCCATCCAATCCACATGCGCGTGTATCAACATCTGACCTGAAAGAAAAAGGCATTGCGGGTGTGGTAGAAAACCGTACGGATGGCTTAATGCCAGATGGTGCAATCATCATCGCGGCAATTACTTCGTGTACCAATACGTCTAACCCACGTAATACCGTGGCAGCAGGCTTGTTGGCACGTAAGGCTAATGAACTTGGTTTAGTGCGTAAACCGTGGGTGAAATCATCTTTTGCTCCGGGTTCTAAAGCAGCGGCGTTGTATCTGGAAGAAGCAGGCGTACTAAAAGATCTGGAAAAACTGGGCTTTGGTATTGTGGCGTATGCTTGTACCACCTGTAACGGGATGTCGGGTGCGCTTGATCCGAAGATTCAGCAGGAAATTATTGACCGTGACCTGTATGCCACTGCGGTATTGTCGGGCAACCGTAACTTCGATGGTCGTATCCATCCTTATGCGAAGCAGGCATTTTTAGCATCTCCACCGTTAGTGGTCGCATATGCAATTGCCGGTACGATCCGCTTTGACATCGAGAAAGATGCCTTAGGCACAGACAAAGACGGCAATCCGATTTACCTGAAAGACATCTGGCCATCGGATGAAGAAATTGATGCTTTGGTGAAAGAATCGGTAAAACCAGAGCAGTTCAAGAAAGTTTATATTCCGATGTTTGATCTGGGCGAGCGTGAGCAGGCAGCAAGTCCGCTGTATGACTGGCGTCCGCAAAGTACTTATATCCGCCGTCCGCCATACTGGGAAGGGGCATTGGCTGCACCGCGTACTCTGGCAAATATGCGTCCGTTAGCCATCCTTGGCGATAATATTACTACCGATCATTTATCTCCATCGAATGCGATTGTGTTGGATTCGGCAGCAGGTCAATATCTGGCGAAAATGGGCTTGCCTGAGGAAGACTTTAACTCGTATGCAACGCACCGTGGTGATCACCTGACTGCACAGCGTGCAACCTTGGCGAATCCGAAGCTGTATAACGAAATGGTGGTGCGTTCCGACGGTACCATTAAGCAAGGTTCTAAAGCACGTGTCGAGCCGGAAGGTGAAGTGATGCGTATGTGGGAAGCGATTGAAACCTACATGAACCGTAAGCAGCCGCTCATCATTGTTGCAGGTAAAGATTATGGTCAAGGTTCAAGCCGTGACTGGGCTGCGAAAGGTGTGCGTCTGGCAGGTGTAGAAGCGATTGTGGCTGAAGGCTTTGAACGTATTCACCGTACGAATCTGGTCGGTATGGGTGTACTTCCACTTGAGTTTAAGCCGGGTACAGATCGTAAAACTTTGAAGCTGGATGGTACTGAGCTATATAGCGTGATCGGTAATATTGCGCCACGTTCGACTTTGACTCTGGTGATTGAGCGTGCGACTGAAGAGGGTAAGAAACAGACCATTGAAGTGCCGGTAACTTGCCGTCTGGATACTGAAGAAGAAGTTTCTGTCTATGAAGCGGGTGGAGTATTACAGCGCTTTGCACAGGATTTCTTGGAAGGGAATGTGGCTTAA